The Girardinichthys multiradiatus isolate DD_20200921_A chromosome 6, DD_fGirMul_XY1, whole genome shotgun sequence genome window below encodes:
- the armc6 gene encoding armadillo repeat-containing protein 6 produces MSKRRITQETFDAVVRENMEEFEMDPDEALREAVEQFESQGVDLSCIVQVVPMGSSDDSQGEQTHEVLQALESLRVGKDTAALPDVTADIKCFTEQCSLGFARRYLAAQKGAYPIVLSYCKKNMEEQDSALAALSALAALTDGQPDLLDEEGRQFLLDVLQKYQVDSSVTCAAICVVRHCCIKHEQNRQDLVKGGVLPLLTGAITRHSGSAELVKEASSALRVITFDDDVRVTFGHAHEHAKSIVLEHSGLKILIEAAKAHLSNTSVLSELCATLSRLAVRNEFCQDICDLGGLKFMMTLLADSYESPELVRQVLSAIRAIAGNDDVKDAVVNAGGVDLIVIAMNRHTSNPAVCEQGCACLSVLALRKPNNCNVIMENGAAIAAVQAMKTHPDAANVQKQACMLIRNLVARMPNYSLQILELGAEGLIARAVQTHEDCGDVGKAALRDLGCKVELRELWTGKHGSIAN; encoded by the exons ATGTCGAAGCGACGGATCACCCAGGAAACATTTGACGCTGTTGTCCGGGAAAACatggaggagtttgagatggaTCCAGATGAGGCTCTGAGGGAAGCAGTGGAGCAGTTTGAGTCTCAGG GTGTGGATCTCAGTTGCATAGTGCAGGTTGTACCAATGGGGTCATCTGATGACAGTCAAGGAGAGCAAACGCATGAGGTCTTACAG GCTTTGGAATCTCTCAGGGTTGGAAAGGACACCGCTGCCCTACCTGATGTGACAGCAGACATAAAATGCTTCACTGAGCAGTGCTCACTTGGATTTGCGCGGAGGTACCTGGCTGCTCAGAAAGGCGCGTACCCCATCGTCCTCTCCTACTGCAAAAAGAACATGGAGGAGCAGGATTCTGCCCTTGCTGCGCTGTCTGCTCTGGCAGCGCTGACAGATGGACAGCCAGACCTGTTGGACGAGGAAGGACGGCAGTTCCTTTTAGATGTTCTTCAGAAGTACCAGGTAGATTCCTCGGTGACGTGTGCCGCCATCTGTGTGGTGCGTCACTGCTGCATAAAACATGAGCAGAACAGGCAGGATCTGGTTAAAGGTGGCGTCCTGCCGCTGCTGACTGGTGCCATAACACGACACAGTGGATCCGCTGAGCTTGTTAAAGAGGCCTCGTCTGCTCTCAGGGTCATAACCTTTGATGACGATGTCCGAGTTACTTTTGGGCACGCTCATGAACACGCCAAGAGTATTGTCCTCGAGCACAGTGGACTGAAGATTTTAATTGAGGCTGCAAAAG CTCACCTTAGCAACACTTCTGTTCTGAGCGAACTGTGTGCAACTTTATCCCGACTGGCTGTCAGGAATGAGTTTTGTCAAGACATCTGTGATCTGGGAGGATTAAAATTCATGATGACTTTACTTGCAGACAGCTACGAGTCACCG GAGTTGGTGCGGCAGGTCCTTAGTGCCATACGTGCAATAGCAGGAAATGACGATGTGAAGGACGCGGTTGTAAACGCTGGTGGTGTTGACCTTATTGTTATTGCCATGAACCGACATACGAGCAACCCTGCT GTCTGTGAGCAGGGCTGTGCATGCCTCTCTGTTCTTGCCTTACGAAAACCCAACAACTGTAATGTCATCATGGAGAACGGAGCTGCCATTGCCGCCGTGCAGGCAATGAAGACTCATCCTGATGCAGCGAATGTACAG AAACAAGCATGCATGCTGATTAGAAACCTTGTTGCAAGAATGCCTAACTACAGCCTGCAAATCCTGGAGCTGGGAGCAGAAGGTCTGATAGCTCGGGCTGTGCAGACACATGAGGACTGTGGTGATGTGGGTAAAGCTGCTCTCAGAGATCTGGGTTGCAAAGTGGAGCTTCGAGAGCTGTGGACTGGGAAACATGGCAGCATCGCCAACTAA